The following are encoded in a window of Falco biarmicus isolate bFalBia1 chromosome 8, bFalBia1.pri, whole genome shotgun sequence genomic DNA:
- the RUFY4 gene encoding RUN and FYVE domain-containing protein 4 isoform X1, whose product MAGDGELNRIIKDLHKTVDELNRSYREQNLPVTDGSRELHSLCAQLEFLLQFDLKEKKSFFGQRKDYWDFLCQGLAQRRQEHEGIRFVTSLDKLKTPVGRGRAFLRYCLVHQQLAESLQLCLLDTENLREWYYARSPFLSPQRRAEILGSLYELDCVTFHLALHRADLDTAWPMFSETLVRPSPVAGSSLAKTALQTDDTCTGMHGWPNGITHPTVAHGGVPAHPCPPALAALQVGDAEAEDAEEDVEVKKDVKEEVEKDDDDEEEVKDVNVEVKKDVEEDEEEEVEKDEEEDGEEVEEVEVEEGMEEEVEEDEEEKVEDVDVEEEEEVDEDVEEEVEEEEVEDMEEEDEEDMEEEEVEDVDVEEDVAEEEDVEEDDEEEDEKELEDTGAEELEAARGAGRAPQPDGDWEPGTSPPPGTGCAPGSTPPVPGQDGRTAASLRALVSRLRAELGQREAAARALAARLARAERRHQRRELGSARRAQLRAREAEALRETNAFLGRALAAAGPGGGAGALARAQEEARRWREVAEARGARLAAALAEAAALASRLRECRAALAAAGRPAVLEGAGAPAEVAAVEEALRRALELARGPQEPPPEPQVEGEPGTAADMAMRLATLATAAREEARQSRQQVQAQRQEVAQLREQLGRARQDGERWASALQRAQREALEREATRGAEQARQQELIRDMKGRLLELLREKDALWQKTEGINTPKPSPAPHDAGLCARCHKDFRLLSRRYNCRWAVAGTRRGAPAWHHGGRALTTHSLNRLCQGKVCHTCSVDVGKQGRCCLLCYQQRHPQAT is encoded by the exons ATGGCAGGAGACGGGGAGCTCAACCGTATCATCAAGGACCTGCACA AGACTGTGGACGAGCTGAACCGCAGCTACCGGGAGCAGAACCTGCCAGTGACAGACGGGAGCCGGGAGTTGCACAGCCTCTGTGCCCAGCTGGAGTTCCTCCTTCAG TTTGACCTCAAGGAGAAGAAGAGCTTCTTTGGGCAGCGCAAGGACTATTGGGATTTCTTGTGCCAGGGCCTGGCACAGCGCCGGCAGGAGCACGAGGGCATTCGCTTCGTCACCTCCCTGGACAAG CTGAAGACCCCCGTGGGCAGGGGCCGAGCCTTCCTGCGGTACTGCCTGGtgcaccagcagctggcagagtccctgcagctctgcctcctcgACACTGAGAACCTCCG TGAGTGGTACTACGCCCGCAGTCCCTTCCTGAGCCCCCAGCGCCGGGCCGAGATCCTGGGCAGCCTCTACGAGCTGGACTGTGTCACCTTCCACCTGGCCCTGCACAGGGCTGACCTGGACACTGCTTGGCCCATGTTCTCTGA GACACTGGTACGGCCCAGCCCGGTGGCCGGGAGCAGCCTGGCAAAGACGGCCCTGCAGACAGATGATACTTGCACCGGGATGCATGGATGGCCCAATGGCATTACCCATCCCACCGTGGCACACGGTGGGGTGCCAGCCCACCCATGCCCACCTGCCTTGGCTGCCCTGCAGGTAGGGGATGCAGAGGCGGAGGATGCGGAGGAGGATGTGGAGGTGAAGAAGGATGTGAAAGAGGAGGTGGAgaaggatgatgatgatgaggagGAGGTAAAGGATGTGAACGTGGAGGTGAAGAAGGATGtggaagaggatgaagaagaggaggtggagaaggatgaggaggaggatggggaggaggtagaggaggtggaggtggaggagggcatggaagaggaggtggaggaggatgaggaagagAAGGTAGAGGACGTGGatgtggaggaggaagaggaggtggaCGAGGATGTGgaagaggaggtggaggaggaggaggtagaggACATGGAAGAGGAGGACGAAGAGGacatggaggaggaggaggttgaGGACGTGGATGTGGAGGAGGACgtggcagaggaggaggatgtgGAAGAGGACGATGAAGAGGAGGAcgagaaggagctggaggacacgggtgcagaggagctggaggcCGCCCGTGGCGCTGGCCGCGCACCCCAGCCTGACGGTGACTGGGAGCCCGGCACGTCCCCGCCGCCCGGCACGGGGTGCGCGCCGGGCTCCACGCCACCGGTGCCCGGGCAGGACGGCAGGACGGCGGCGTCCCTGCGGGCGCTGGTGTCGCGGCTGCGGGCCGAGCTGGGGCAGCGGGAGGCAGCGGCGCGGGCGCTGGCGGCCCGGCTGGCGCGGGCGGAGCGGCGGCACCAGCGGCGGGAGCTGGGCAGCGCCCGGCGGGCCCAGCTGCGGGCGCGGGAGGCCGAGGCGCTGCGGGAGACCAACGCCTTCCTGGGGCGggcgctggcggcggcggggccgggcggcggcgcgggggcgcTGGCGCGGGCGCAGGAGGAGGCGCGGCGCTGGCGGGAGGTGGCGGAGGCGCGGGGCGCCCGGCTGGCCGCGGCGCtggcggaggcggcggcgctggcGTCGCGCCTGCGGGAGTGCCGGGCggcgctggcggcggcggggcggccggccgTGCTGGAGGGTGCCGGTGCCCCGGCCGAGGTGGCCGCCGTGGAGGAGGCGCTGCGGCGGGCGCTGGAGCTCGCCCGAGGCCCCCAGGAACCCCCCCCGGAGCCCCAGGTGGAGGGGGAGCCCGGCACGGCCGCCGACATGGCCATG CGcctggccaccttggccaccgCGGCGCGCGAGGAGGCCCGGCAGAGCCGGCAGCAAGTCCAGGCGCAGCGGCAGGAGGTGGCGCAGCTGCGGGAGCAGCTCGGCAG ggctcGGCAGGATGGTGAGCGCTGGGCATCGGCGCTGCAGCGGGCGCAGAGGGAGGCCCTGGAGCGGGAGGCCACACGGGGTGCCGAGCAGGCACGGCAGCAGGAGCTCATCCGCGACATGAAGGGacggctgctggagctgctgcg GGAGAAGGATGCCCTGTGGCAGAAGACGGAAGGCATCAACACCCCAAAGCCCAGCCCGGCACCCCATGATGCAGGGCTGTGCGCCCGCTGCCACAAGGATTTCCGACTCCTCTCCCGGCGGTACAACTGcaggtgggctgtggcaggcacCAGGAGGGGggcaccagcatggcaccacgGTGGCAGAGCTCTCACCACCCACTCTCTCAACAGGTtgtgccagggcaaggtgtGCCACACATGCTCCGTGGACGTGGGCAAGCAGGggcgctgctgcctgctttgttACCAGCAAAGGCACCCACAGGCTACATGA
- the ARPC2 gene encoding actin-related protein 2/3 complex subunit 2 isoform X1 has product MILLEVNNRIIEETLTLKFEGAAAGNKPEAVEVTFADFDGVLYHISNPNGDKTKVMVSISLKFYKELQEHGADEVLKKVYGSYLVNPESGYNVSLLYDLENLPADKDAIVHQAGMLKRNCFASVFEKYFKFQEEGKEGEKRAVIHYRDDETMYVEAKKDRVTVVFSTVFKDDDDVVIGKVFMQEFKEGRRASHTAPQVLFSHREPPLELKDTDAAVGDNIGYITFVLFPRHTNAAARDNTINLIHTFRDYLHYHIKCSKAYIHTRMRAKTSDFLKVLNRARPDAEKKEMKTITGKTFTTR; this is encoded by the exons ATGATCCTGCTCGAGGTCAACAACCGCATCATCGAGGAGACCCTCACGCTGAAGTTCGAGGGCGCGGCCGCCGG aaataaaCCAGAGGCAGTAGAAGTAACATTTGCAG ACTTTGATGGAGTCCTTTACCATATTTCAAACCCCAATGGAGACAAGACAAAAGTGATGGTCAGTATTTCTCTGAAATTCTACAAGGAACTCCAGGAACATGGTGCTGATGAG GTATTGAAGAAAGTCTATGGAAGCTACTTGGTAAATCCTGAATCAG GTTACAATGTCTCTTTGCTCTACGACCTGGAGAACCTTCCCGCAGACAAGGATGCTATCGTGCACCAAGCTGGCATGTTGAAGCGCAActgctttgcttcagtctttgaGAAGTATTTCAAATTCCAGGAAGAGGgcaaagaaggagaaaaaagggcTGTCATCCACTACAGGGACGATGAGACAAT GTATGTTGAGGCAAAAAAGGACCGTGTCACAGTTGTGTTCAGCACAGTATTTAAGGATGACGATGATGTGGTGATCGGAAAGGTGTTTATGCAG GAGTTCAAGGAGGGTCGCCGGGCCAGTCACACAGCCCCACAAGTGCTCTTCAGCCACAGGGAGCCGCCCTTGGAGCTGAAAGACACAGACGCAGCTGTTGGCGACAATATTGGCTACATCACCTTTG TGCTGTTCCCCCGTCACACCAATGCTGCTGCCAGAGACAACACCATAAACCTGATCCACACATTCCGGGACTACCTGCACTATCACATCAAGTGCTCAAAG GCCTATATTCACACACGTATGAGGGCAAAAACATCGGATTTCCTCAAGGTGCTGAACCGTGCCCGTCcagatgcagagaaaaaagaaatgaaaacaatcaC GGGGAAGACGTTCACAACCCGTTAA
- the RUFY4 gene encoding RUN and FYVE domain-containing protein 4 isoform X2 has translation MAGDGELNRIIKDLHKTVDELNRSYREQNLPVTDGSRELHSLCAQLEFLLQFDLKEKKSFFGQRKDYWDFLCQGLAQRRQEHEGIRFVTSLDKLKTPVGRGRAFLRYCLVHQQLAESLQLCLLDTENLREWYYARSPFLSPQRRAEILGSLYELDCVTFHLALHRADLDTAWPMFSETLVRPSPVAGSSLAKTALQTDDTCTGMHGWPNGITHPTVAHGGVPAHPCPPALAALQVGDAEAEDAEEDVEVKKDVKEEVEKDDDDEEEVKDVNVEVKKDVEEDEEEEVEKDEEEDGEEVEEVEVEEGMEEEVEEDEEEKVEDVDVEEEEEVDEDVEEEVEEEEVEDMEEEDEEDMEEEEVEDVDVEEDVAEEEDVEEDDEEEDEKELEDTGAEELEAARGAGRAPQPDGDWEPGTSPPPGTGCAPGSTPPVPGQDGRTAASLRALVSRLRAELGQREAAARALAARLARAERRHQRRELGSARRAQLRAREAEALRETNAFLGRALAAAGPGGGAGALARAQEEARRWREVAEARGARLAAALAEAAALASRLRECRAALAAAGRPAVLEGAGAPAEVAAVEEALRRALELARGPQEPPPEPQVEGEPGTAADMAMRLATLATAAREEARQSRQQVQAQRQEVAQLREQLGRARQDGERWASALQRAQREALEREATRGAEQARQQELIRDMKGRLLELLREKDALWQKTEGINTPKPSPAPHDAGLCARCHKDFRLLSRRYNCRLCQGKVCHTCSVDVGKQGRCCLLCYQQRHPQAT, from the exons ATGGCAGGAGACGGGGAGCTCAACCGTATCATCAAGGACCTGCACA AGACTGTGGACGAGCTGAACCGCAGCTACCGGGAGCAGAACCTGCCAGTGACAGACGGGAGCCGGGAGTTGCACAGCCTCTGTGCCCAGCTGGAGTTCCTCCTTCAG TTTGACCTCAAGGAGAAGAAGAGCTTCTTTGGGCAGCGCAAGGACTATTGGGATTTCTTGTGCCAGGGCCTGGCACAGCGCCGGCAGGAGCACGAGGGCATTCGCTTCGTCACCTCCCTGGACAAG CTGAAGACCCCCGTGGGCAGGGGCCGAGCCTTCCTGCGGTACTGCCTGGtgcaccagcagctggcagagtccctgcagctctgcctcctcgACACTGAGAACCTCCG TGAGTGGTACTACGCCCGCAGTCCCTTCCTGAGCCCCCAGCGCCGGGCCGAGATCCTGGGCAGCCTCTACGAGCTGGACTGTGTCACCTTCCACCTGGCCCTGCACAGGGCTGACCTGGACACTGCTTGGCCCATGTTCTCTGA GACACTGGTACGGCCCAGCCCGGTGGCCGGGAGCAGCCTGGCAAAGACGGCCCTGCAGACAGATGATACTTGCACCGGGATGCATGGATGGCCCAATGGCATTACCCATCCCACCGTGGCACACGGTGGGGTGCCAGCCCACCCATGCCCACCTGCCTTGGCTGCCCTGCAGGTAGGGGATGCAGAGGCGGAGGATGCGGAGGAGGATGTGGAGGTGAAGAAGGATGTGAAAGAGGAGGTGGAgaaggatgatgatgatgaggagGAGGTAAAGGATGTGAACGTGGAGGTGAAGAAGGATGtggaagaggatgaagaagaggaggtggagaaggatgaggaggaggatggggaggaggtagaggaggtggaggtggaggagggcatggaagaggaggtggaggaggatgaggaagagAAGGTAGAGGACGTGGatgtggaggaggaagaggaggtggaCGAGGATGTGgaagaggaggtggaggaggaggaggtagaggACATGGAAGAGGAGGACGAAGAGGacatggaggaggaggaggttgaGGACGTGGATGTGGAGGAGGACgtggcagaggaggaggatgtgGAAGAGGACGATGAAGAGGAGGAcgagaaggagctggaggacacgggtgcagaggagctggaggcCGCCCGTGGCGCTGGCCGCGCACCCCAGCCTGACGGTGACTGGGAGCCCGGCACGTCCCCGCCGCCCGGCACGGGGTGCGCGCCGGGCTCCACGCCACCGGTGCCCGGGCAGGACGGCAGGACGGCGGCGTCCCTGCGGGCGCTGGTGTCGCGGCTGCGGGCCGAGCTGGGGCAGCGGGAGGCAGCGGCGCGGGCGCTGGCGGCCCGGCTGGCGCGGGCGGAGCGGCGGCACCAGCGGCGGGAGCTGGGCAGCGCCCGGCGGGCCCAGCTGCGGGCGCGGGAGGCCGAGGCGCTGCGGGAGACCAACGCCTTCCTGGGGCGggcgctggcggcggcggggccgggcggcggcgcgggggcgcTGGCGCGGGCGCAGGAGGAGGCGCGGCGCTGGCGGGAGGTGGCGGAGGCGCGGGGCGCCCGGCTGGCCGCGGCGCtggcggaggcggcggcgctggcGTCGCGCCTGCGGGAGTGCCGGGCggcgctggcggcggcggggcggccggccgTGCTGGAGGGTGCCGGTGCCCCGGCCGAGGTGGCCGCCGTGGAGGAGGCGCTGCGGCGGGCGCTGGAGCTCGCCCGAGGCCCCCAGGAACCCCCCCCGGAGCCCCAGGTGGAGGGGGAGCCCGGCACGGCCGCCGACATGGCCATG CGcctggccaccttggccaccgCGGCGCGCGAGGAGGCCCGGCAGAGCCGGCAGCAAGTCCAGGCGCAGCGGCAGGAGGTGGCGCAGCTGCGGGAGCAGCTCGGCAG ggctcGGCAGGATGGTGAGCGCTGGGCATCGGCGCTGCAGCGGGCGCAGAGGGAGGCCCTGGAGCGGGAGGCCACACGGGGTGCCGAGCAGGCACGGCAGCAGGAGCTCATCCGCGACATGAAGGGacggctgctggagctgctgcg GGAGAAGGATGCCCTGTGGCAGAAGACGGAAGGCATCAACACCCCAAAGCCCAGCCCGGCACCCCATGATGCAGGGCTGTGCGCCCGCTGCCACAAGGATTTCCGACTCCTCTCCCGGCGGTACAACTGcag GTtgtgccagggcaaggtgtGCCACACATGCTCCGTGGACGTGGGCAAGCAGGggcgctgctgcctgctttgttACCAGCAAAGGCACCCACAGGCTACATGA
- the ARPC2 gene encoding actin-related protein 2/3 complex subunit 2 isoform X2, with protein MVSISLKFYKELQEHGADEVLKKVYGSYLVNPESGYNVSLLYDLENLPADKDAIVHQAGMLKRNCFASVFEKYFKFQEEGKEGEKRAVIHYRDDETMYVEAKKDRVTVVFSTVFKDDDDVVIGKVFMQEFKEGRRASHTAPQVLFSHREPPLELKDTDAAVGDNIGYITFVLFPRHTNAAARDNTINLIHTFRDYLHYHIKCSKAYIHTRMRAKTSDFLKVLNRARPDAEKKEMKTITGKTFTTR; from the exons ATGGTCAGTATTTCTCTGAAATTCTACAAGGAACTCCAGGAACATGGTGCTGATGAG GTATTGAAGAAAGTCTATGGAAGCTACTTGGTAAATCCTGAATCAG GTTACAATGTCTCTTTGCTCTACGACCTGGAGAACCTTCCCGCAGACAAGGATGCTATCGTGCACCAAGCTGGCATGTTGAAGCGCAActgctttgcttcagtctttgaGAAGTATTTCAAATTCCAGGAAGAGGgcaaagaaggagaaaaaagggcTGTCATCCACTACAGGGACGATGAGACAAT GTATGTTGAGGCAAAAAAGGACCGTGTCACAGTTGTGTTCAGCACAGTATTTAAGGATGACGATGATGTGGTGATCGGAAAGGTGTTTATGCAG GAGTTCAAGGAGGGTCGCCGGGCCAGTCACACAGCCCCACAAGTGCTCTTCAGCCACAGGGAGCCGCCCTTGGAGCTGAAAGACACAGACGCAGCTGTTGGCGACAATATTGGCTACATCACCTTTG TGCTGTTCCCCCGTCACACCAATGCTGCTGCCAGAGACAACACCATAAACCTGATCCACACATTCCGGGACTACCTGCACTATCACATCAAGTGCTCAAAG GCCTATATTCACACACGTATGAGGGCAAAAACATCGGATTTCCTCAAGGTGCTGAACCGTGCCCGTCcagatgcagagaaaaaagaaatgaaaacaatcaC GGGGAAGACGTTCACAACCCGTTAA
- the LOC130154370 gene encoding C-X-C chemokine receptor type 2-like: MESFSFNGDFSNFFTLYNYTYDYTAMPDTAISSAPCRPDGSVLNKYLVVVIYCLVFILSVVGNGLVVLVVTSSHTSRSVTDVYLLNLAVADLLFALTLPLWAAYRAHEWVFGTVMCKAISVLQEANFYSGILLLACISVDRYLAIVYATRAATEKRHWVKFVCLGIWVFSVLLSLPVLLFREAFPSPSNGTVCYERIGGEDTAKWRVVLRVLPQTFGFALPLLVMLFCYGVTIHTLLQTKNAQKQRAMKVIFAVVLVFLICWLPYNITLVSDTLMRTRAIAETCERRNRIDTALSVTQVLGFAHSCINPIIYAFIGQKFRNSFLKILAQRGFISKDAVARYGRTSYASTSGNTSTTL, encoded by the coding sequence ATGGAGTCCTTCTCCTTCAATGGGGATTTCTCCAACTTCTTCACCCTCTACAACTATACCTATGACTACACAGCCATGCCTGACACTGCTATCTCCTCTGCCCCATGCCGGCCCGATGGCTCTGTCCTCAACAAGTACCTGGTGGTAGTGATCTACTGCCTCGTCTTCATCCTCAGCGTGGTGGGAAATGGGCTGGTGGTACTGGTGGTGACCTCCAGCCACACCAGCCGCTCCGTCACCGATGTCTACCTGCTCAACCTGGCTGTGGCAGACCTGCTCTTTGCCCTCACCCTGCCGCTCTGGGCTGCTTACCGAGCCCATGAGTGGGTCTTTGGCACTGTGATGTGCAAAGCcatctctgtgctgcaggaggccaaCTTCTACAGCGGCATACTGCTGCTGGCCTGCATCAGTGTGGACCGCTACCTGGCCATCGTCTACGCCACCCGGGCTGCCACTGAAAAGAGGCACTGGGTGAAGTTTGTCTGCTTGGGCATCTGGGTCTTCTCcgtgctgctctccctgcctgtgctgctcttcCGTGAGGCTTTCCCCTCACCCAGCAATGGCACCGTGTGCTACGAGCGCATTGGCGGTGAGGACACGGCCAAGTGGCGGGTGGTGCTGCGGGTCCTGCCACAGACCTTCGGCTTTGCCCTGCCCCTCCTGGTGATGCTCTTCTGCTATGGTGTCACCATCCACACCCTCCTGCAGACCAAGAATGCCCAGAAGCAGCGGGCCATGAAGGTCATCTTCGCTGTGGTGCTGGTCTTCCTCATCTGCTGGCTGCCCTACAACATCACGTTGGTGAGCGATACCCTCATGAGGACACGGGCCATCGCTGAGACTTGCGAGAGGAGGAACCGCATTGACACGGCCCTCTCCGTCACACAGGTTCTGGGCTTCGCTCACAGCTGCATCAACCCCATCATATATGCCTTTATTGGGCAGAAGTTTCGCAACAGCTTCCTCAAGATCCTTGCGCAGCGTGGGTTCATCAGCAAGGATGCCGTGGCCCGCTATGGCCGCACATCCTATGCCTCCACCTCTGGCAACACCTCCACCACCCTCTGA